Proteins encoded within one genomic window of Scomber japonicus isolate fScoJap1 chromosome 16, fScoJap1.pri, whole genome shotgun sequence:
- the htr1d gene encoding 5-hydroxytryptamine receptor 1D isoform X1, with protein MELDNSSLDYFTSNFTEIPNTTTTPPWSEATLLGLQISLSALLAVVTLATVLSNAFVIATIFLTRKLHTPANFLIGSLAVTDLLVSILVMPISIVYTVSKTWSLGQIVCDIWLSSDITFCTASILHLCVIALDRYWAITDALEYSKRRTMRRAAIMVGVVWVISISISMPPLFWRQAKAHEELTDCMVNTDQISYTLYSTFGAFYVPTVLLIILYGRIYVAARSRIFKTPSSGKRFTTAQLIQTSAGSSLCSLNSASNQEAHLHSGTGNAGGGGGGGGSPLFMNSVKVKLADSMLERKRLCAARERKATKTLGIILGAFIICWLPFFIGTLVKAICKECWFDPVLFDIFTWLGYLNSLINPVIYTAFNDEFKQAFQKLIKFRRFT; from the coding sequence ATGGAACTGGATAACAGCTCGCTGGACTACTTCACCAGCAACTTCACAGAGATTCCTAATACCACCACAACTCCACCCTGGAGTGAGGCCACGCTGCTGGGCCTGCAGATCTCCCTGTCTGCACTGCTGGCTGTCGTCACCCTTGCTACTGTGCTGTCAAATGCCTTTGTCATAGCCACAATCTTTCTGACCAGGAAACTCCACACACCCGCCAACTTCCTCATTGGCTCACTTGCCGTCACAGATCTGTTGGTGTCTATTTTAGTCATGCCCATTAGCATAGTCTACACTGTAAGCAAGACGTGGTCACTGGGCCAGATTGTATGTGACATTTGGCTGTCCTCTGACATCACTTTCTGCACGGCCTCTATCTTACACCTGTGTGTCATTGCATTAGACCGCTACTGGGCTATCACAGACGCGCTGGAGTACTCCAAACGCCGCACTATGCGGCGGGCGGCAATCATGGTTGGGGTGGTGTGGGTGATCTCGATATCGATTTCCATGCCTCCACTTTTCTGGAGGCAGGCCAAAGCCCACGAGGAGCTGACGGACTGCATGGTGAATACAGATCAGATCTCTTATACCCTATACTCGACCTTCGGAGCcttctatgttcccacagtgcTGCTCATCATCCTCTACGGACGGATCTATGTTGCCGCTCGCTCCCGTATCTTTAAGACACCATCCTCTGGGAAACGTTTCACCACAGCACAGCTCATCCAGACCTCTGCAGGCTCGTCTCTATGTTCTCTTAATTCTGCCTCTAACCAGGAAGCACACCTACACTCTGGCACAGGGAAtgcaggaggtggaggaggagggggcggaTCACCTCTGTTCATGAACAGTGTGAAAGTGAAGCTGGCAGACAGCATGCTGGAGAGGAAACGTCTGTGTGCAGCACGGGAAAGGAAAGCGACCAAGACACTGGGCATCATCCTGGGCGCATTCATTATTTGTTGGCTCCCGTTTTTCATCGGCACGCTCGTCAAGGCCATATGTAAAGAGTGCTGGTTTGATCCAGTGCTTTTTGATATCTTTACCTGGCTGGGATACCTGAACTCCCTCATCAATCCCGTAATCTACACTGCATTCAATGATGAGTTCAAACAGGCTTTCCAAAAACTCATCAAATTCAGACGATTCACCTGA
- the htr1d gene encoding 5-hydroxytryptamine receptor 1D isoform X2, protein MYYLSSSSHSLHHQLVVNMHTKPLISLSALLAVVTLATVLSNAFVIATIFLTRKLHTPANFLIGSLAVTDLLVSILVMPISIVYTVSKTWSLGQIVCDIWLSSDITFCTASILHLCVIALDRYWAITDALEYSKRRTMRRAAIMVGVVWVISISISMPPLFWRQAKAHEELTDCMVNTDQISYTLYSTFGAFYVPTVLLIILYGRIYVAARSRIFKTPSSGKRFTTAQLIQTSAGSSLCSLNSASNQEAHLHSGTGNAGGGGGGGGSPLFMNSVKVKLADSMLERKRLCAARERKATKTLGIILGAFIICWLPFFIGTLVKAICKECWFDPVLFDIFTWLGYLNSLINPVIYTAFNDEFKQAFQKLIKFRRFT, encoded by the exons ATGTactatctttcttcttcttcacattcTTTGCATCATCAGTTAGTTGTCAATATGCATACTAAACCTCTT ATCTCCCTGTCTGCACTGCTGGCTGTCGTCACCCTTGCTACTGTGCTGTCAAATGCCTTTGTCATAGCCACAATCTTTCTGACCAGGAAACTCCACACACCCGCCAACTTCCTCATTGGCTCACTTGCCGTCACAGATCTGTTGGTGTCTATTTTAGTCATGCCCATTAGCATAGTCTACACTGTAAGCAAGACGTGGTCACTGGGCCAGATTGTATGTGACATTTGGCTGTCCTCTGACATCACTTTCTGCACGGCCTCTATCTTACACCTGTGTGTCATTGCATTAGACCGCTACTGGGCTATCACAGACGCGCTGGAGTACTCCAAACGCCGCACTATGCGGCGGGCGGCAATCATGGTTGGGGTGGTGTGGGTGATCTCGATATCGATTTCCATGCCTCCACTTTTCTGGAGGCAGGCCAAAGCCCACGAGGAGCTGACGGACTGCATGGTGAATACAGATCAGATCTCTTATACCCTATACTCGACCTTCGGAGCcttctatgttcccacagtgcTGCTCATCATCCTCTACGGACGGATCTATGTTGCCGCTCGCTCCCGTATCTTTAAGACACCATCCTCTGGGAAACGTTTCACCACAGCACAGCTCATCCAGACCTCTGCAGGCTCGTCTCTATGTTCTCTTAATTCTGCCTCTAACCAGGAAGCACACCTACACTCTGGCACAGGGAAtgcaggaggtggaggaggagggggcggaTCACCTCTGTTCATGAACAGTGTGAAAGTGAAGCTGGCAGACAGCATGCTGGAGAGGAAACGTCTGTGTGCAGCACGGGAAAGGAAAGCGACCAAGACACTGGGCATCATCCTGGGCGCATTCATTATTTGTTGGCTCCCGTTTTTCATCGGCACGCTCGTCAAGGCCATATGTAAAGAGTGCTGGTTTGATCCAGTGCTTTTTGATATCTTTACCTGGCTGGGATACCTGAACTCCCTCATCAATCCCGTAATCTACACTGCATTCAATGATGAGTTCAAACAGGCTTTCCAAAAACTCATCAAATTCAGACGATTCACCTGA